AAGGTTGGATGTTAAGATTATTGTATAGTAGAGCGTACTTCTATAAAGATGTTCCCGATTGCCTGGCTTCTTTTAAAATATATTAAAAATTATATTTTAAATTTTTTTAATTACATAAATAACGAACGCAATGCTGCTCTGACACTTCATGGGTTATCTCGAAGGTCTCCGATTGTTACAAAATAGGGCAAATTGGGTATAGGGGCGGATTGGCCCGGTGTTTGAACCCGCGCGAAAGTCAAAATCTGCGTTCGTTACGTTTTACTGAACAAACATTGTGCCTGACTGGTGGCGTTGGTGAGGGAACATCATGCAGTTTGAAAATTCAAAGTCCAAGCCTGCTTTTTAAAAAATTAACTTCCAGTGGTTTGGGGAGAAGATCTATGATATGCGGGCTGGCTTTTGCTTTTTCAATATCGCGGGTATCGATTGTTGAAGAAAGCATAAATATCCTGATTTTGTCTTTCAGATAGTCGGGGAGGTTAGCAAACTCGTCAATAAACTCGAAACCATTCATATCAGGCATTTGCAGATCGAGCAGGATGATCGTCTCAGGAAGTCCGGCCCCCTCAGTCACCAGGTGTTTTAGCGCATCCCTGGCCGAGTTGAAAGTTTTGACAGAATCGGTAATCCCGCTCTTGATAAGCAACTTTTCATAAATGAAAAGATCGAATGCGCTGTCATCTATCAAACAGAAGTTTAGAAGAGGCTTCATGCGAGACCGGTTTTATTTTTTTATGGAGGGAATATTTATTTCAAAAATGCTGCCCTGTCCGACCTGAGAACTTACACTGATATCACCTCCGAGCTTGGAGATAGCTTCATGCACGATATAAAGTCCGATGCCTGAACCACTATTGGTCGCGCCCGCCCGATAAAACATCCGGAATATCTTATCCTGATCCGATTCCTTTATTCCCGAGCCGTTATCGGCAACAATGATTTTGACCGCGGCAGGAGTCGAGCGCACGGTCAGGTGCACGTAGGGCTCTGGCTTGGACTTGTCCTGGAATTTAATCGCGTTGTTAATCAAGTTGTTAAAAATAATCCTGAGCTTCATCA
This Dyadobacter sp. UC 10 DNA region includes the following protein-coding sequences:
- a CDS encoding response regulator, producing MKPLLNFCLIDDSAFDLFIYEKLLIKSGITDSVKTFNSARDALKHLVTEGAGLPETIILLDLQMPDMNGFEFIDEFANLPDYLKDKIRIFMLSSTIDTRDIEKAKASPHIIDLLPKPLEVNFLKSRLGL